GGCCGGTCTGGCAGGCGAACTGCTGCACCGCCGCGCTGTCGGCGGTGGACCCGCCGGCCACGGTGAGGCACTTGTCGCTGTGCCGGGCCACGATCTGCCGGTAGCCGGACCCGACGTCCCGCAGTTGCCACTGCTGGTTGGTGCCGTTGTTGCAGGCGTACTGCGCCACCGTGGCGCCGTCGGCGCTGGACCGGTCGAGCACGTCCAGGCACTTGCCGCTGTGCCGGGGACGCAGCGTCTCGTAGGTGTAGCTGCCGGCGACCCCGGTGACCACGCCGGTGGCGGTGTCGATGGTGAGCTGCGGGTACCAGCTCATGGTGAGCGAGGTGGCGGAGGGGAAGTTCAGCGGCAGCCAGACGTACCGGGACTGGTTGACCGGGCCGCCCGTCGCGCCCGCCCATCGGTCGCCGAGGTAGAGGTACGACGTGGCGGCGCTGCCCTGCACCGGCAGCACGTACGCCGACTGCGAGTCGTAGGTGGTGCCGTCGGCGAAGTTGGTCGGGTTGGTCCAGGTGCCGCCGATGCTGCTGGCGGTGGCGTACCGGGCCTGGTTCGGCGACCAGCCGGTGGCGCCCGAGGTGACCAGGAAGTAGACCCCGTTGCGTTTGAACATCGCCGGGGCCTCCCGGTAGTTGTCCGGCCACAGCGTGCGGACCAGCGACGCGACCCCGGTGTAGTCGGGGGTGAGGCGGTAGATGTTCAGGTCCGCGTTGTTGCGGGTGGCGGAGATCAGGTACGCGCTGCCGTCGTCGTCGCGGAACACCGTCTGGTCCCGGGAGTCGTGGCCGAGCGGGCGGAAGCTGCCCAGGTAGCGGTAGTTGCCGTCGACCGTGCTGGAGGTGGCCACCGCGACCCGGGCCTGGTTGTAGTCGACGCCGTTCTCCCAGTGCATCCAGAGCACGTACTGACCGGTGCCGGCGTTGTAGATCACCTTCGGTCGTTCGATGTTGGCCGTCGCCAGCTCCCCGGCGGAGGACTGGGTGAGCACGTTGTTGCGGAACTCCCAGGTGCGCAGGTCGGTGGAGCGGTAGACCGAGACGTACCGGAAGGTGTTGTTGTCGTTGCGGTTCTCGCCGAACCAGTAGTAGTAGTCGCCCACCTTGATCATGCCGCCGCCGTGGGCGTGCACCCCGGCGCCGGCGGTGTCGGTGAACTGGGTGCCGTTGGTGACGGTGACCGGCGCGGCCCGGGCCGCGGGGGCCGGCAGGGTGAGCGGGACGAGCAGGGCCGCGCAGGCGGCGAGGGCGAGGACGAGCCGTCGGAGGGTGGTGGGGTGGGGCGCGGCAGGCATGGGCCGCCTCCTCTTACGGTGGACGCGAGGTGCCCGCGGGGACGCGCGGGCCGTGATTCGACCCTCACGATAGGCCGATGTACCGCCACATGCCCATATGTCAATGTGATAGACATCGATATGTTGGGGTGGGGGGAGAGTGTCCCGGGTCACCTCGGTCGGCGGAGTCGTGTCGATCGTCGGGGTGTTTCCAATGATCTACGTCACATTGTGAAGGGTTCTCGCAGCGCCCGGCACGGAAGGCACGTTCCGGGCCTAATCCCTTTTCCGCACCCCACATTTCACCACCGAAGGTCCCTGTGAGGTGGTTCGACGGCCGCCGAGGAGAGTGGATCCGTGACCCAGTGTGATCGCTTGTCACCCCGTGTGGTCGGTCCGGGTTTGCTTGCCCTCCGACAACGAGCGTCTCGGTTTGTGCCGCTCACTACCCTGACCGATGATCCAGTGCCTGGGTACCGTCGACAGCGATAAGGGCTTCAGATGAGCAACAGTCACCCTCCGTACGGAGAACAGCCGGATCCGAACGTCACGCCGTGGAGCGGGCCACCGGCCCCGGCCGCCGGTTACCCGGCGTACGGCCAGCCCGGTCAGGCCCCGCAGTACGGCCAGGCCCCGCAGTACGGCCAGCCCCCGCAGTTCGGTGTTCCGGTGCCGCCGCCCAAGTCGAACCGCGGTCTGGTCATCGGCCTGATCGTCGGCGCGGTGGTCCTCATCCTCGCGCTCTGCGGCGCCGGCATCGGGCTCGCCCTGGTCGGCAACGACGACGAGCCCGACCCGACCCCGACGCCGACCGCCGCCAACCCGGGGCCCGGCACCGACACCTCGGCCAGCCCGCAGCCGTCCGACCCGCCGACGGAGCAGCCGAACAACAACAACAACGCGGTGACGGCCCGCTACTCCAGCGACCTGTCGTCGGTCTGCGACGGCAGCCCGATCCTCAACGCGGCCACCTACAGCGGCCCGGCCACCGCCAAGGCGTACGTCTTCTCGAACAACCCCGAGCGGCCGACGTTCTGGTCGTCGAAGCTGGTCGGCTCCGACAAGCGGTACTACGCCAAGTCGGCGGACTTCACCACCGTGTCGGTGGTCGGCTGCATGTCGATGGTCCCGGGCAGCGAGGGTGCGCCCAAGAAGTGCGACTACAAGGCGAGCGACGGCAAGAACGTCAGTGTCTCCTACATCTCCTCGCGCTACCAGCTCACCTTCTACGCCGCCAAGACGGCCGAGAAGATCGGCGACGGCGGGACCGTGAACGCCCCGGCCACCCGGTGCCCGAGCTTCATCTCGTACAACAAGACGACGATGAAGGCGTACGCGGCGCCGGACAGCGGAACCATCGAGGCCGCCCTGGACAAGTTCCTGTCCTGACCGGCTCCTGACGGCGGTGCCGGGGGCGGGAGGATTCCTCCCGCCCCCGGCCTCCCGCCTCCCGCCGGATCAGGTGTTGACCGGCCGGCGGGCGACCAGCAGCACGTGCGTCACCGGCCAGTCCAGCGCTGCGCCGTCCACCCGGCTCAGCGCGGCGCTCGGCGCGAGCCGGTGGGTGACGATCCAGTCGTTGCGGTACGGGCCGCTGGCCGGGTCGACCTCGAAGCCCACGTCGGCCAGCAGGGCCTTCCAGTCGGCCCACTCCAGCCCGCAGAACTCCTCCTGCGTCTCGGACAGCCAGTTGTCGGTGTAGTCCTTGCGGGTGAGGAAGTCCATCGCCGAGCCGAGCGGCAGCTCGACCAGCCCACCGGTGCCGTCGTCGACCGACCGGAACCCGAACGGGAACCGGTAGTCGACGGCGAACTGGTCCAGCCGGGCCCGGGTCGACAGCCCGGTGAGGTGCGCGGCCACCTGGTCGGCCGGCAGCGACGCCAGATCCTCGCGGGGGCGGGCCGGGTTGGCCCCGTCGGTGGTCGACAGCCGCAGCCGTACCGTCCGGTCCCGGCCGTCCGGCCCGCACACGTCACTGTTGATCCACACCCCGCCGGGCACCGTGTGCTCGTAGATGGCCTGCACGAACCGGCGCAGCGACGCCATCCGGTCGCCGTACGACCAGATCTCGTGGGTCAGCGCGAACGTCAGCGTGGTGTCCACCGAGCGGGGCGCGAACACCGCCCCGCCGAGCACGTTGCGGCGGTAGAAGAACACGTTGGGGTTGGTGAAGAAGCCCTGCGCCTTCTTGTGCACGCACTCCTCGTACAGGTGCCGGGCCACCTCGACCCCGATCAGGTCGCTCTCCCGCAGCGTCGGCTCCCGGTCGGCCAGCTCCAGCACCGCGCCCGCGCCG
Above is a window of Micromonospora rifamycinica DNA encoding:
- a CDS encoding class I SAM-dependent methyltransferase is translated as MPRYLLFPGRHHLLTRFQADYLHRFATGGDHDTPDGGHGVTERDHDAAAGGRPVDPSADVTVVWAVTSANHENTRRNPVPYHRREAAIERFSVLAGLRSVVVPVFDTAETDRFAEVTLKNVAATAGLELTPENTVVACSTPQVAAMYARLGFPIAGVEADVDPTPARPWDVLLRLAADDPSWRELAHPATLDVYARYRLDDLVRSVVNDPVVGDEGGLTATRDYRTYAEAFADAAQRKWATVREHVRPGRIVDVGCGAGAVLELADREPTLRESDLIGVEVARHLYEECVHKKAQGFFTNPNVFFYRRNVLGGAVFAPRSVDTTLTFALTHEIWSYGDRMASLRRFVQAIYEHTVPGGVWINSDVCGPDGRDRTVRLRLSTTDGANPARPREDLASLPADQVAAHLTGLSTRARLDQFAVDYRFPFGFRSVDDGTGGLVELPLGSAMDFLTRKDYTDNWLSETQEEFCGLEWADWKALLADVGFEVDPASGPYRNDWIVTHRLAPSAALSRVDGAALDWPVTHVLLVARRPVNT
- a CDS encoding flagellar basal body-associated FliL family protein; protein product: MSNSHPPYGEQPDPNVTPWSGPPAPAAGYPAYGQPGQAPQYGQAPQYGQPPQFGVPVPPPKSNRGLVIGLIVGAVVLILALCGAGIGLALVGNDDEPDPTPTPTAANPGPGTDTSASPQPSDPPTEQPNNNNNAVTARYSSDLSSVCDGSPILNAATYSGPATAKAYVFSNNPERPTFWSSKLVGSDKRYYAKSADFTTVSVVGCMSMVPGSEGAPKKCDYKASDGKNVSVSYISSRYQLTFYAAKTAEKIGDGGTVNAPATRCPSFISYNKTTMKAYAAPDSGTIEAALDKFLS
- a CDS encoding RICIN domain-containing protein → MPAAPHPTTLRRLVLALAACAALLVPLTLPAPAARAAPVTVTNGTQFTDTAGAGVHAHGGGMIKVGDYYYWFGENRNDNNTFRYVSVYRSTDLRTWEFRNNVLTQSSAGELATANIERPKVIYNAGTGQYVLWMHWENGVDYNQARVAVATSSTVDGNYRYLGSFRPLGHDSRDQTVFRDDDGSAYLISATRNNADLNIYRLTPDYTGVASLVRTLWPDNYREAPAMFKRNGVYFLVTSGATGWSPNQARYATASSIGGTWTNPTNFADGTTYDSQSAYVLPVQGSAATSYLYLGDRWAGATGGPVNQSRYVWLPLNFPSATSLTMSWYPQLTIDTATGVVTGVAGSYTYETLRPRHSGKCLDVLDRSSADGATVAQYACNNGTNQQWQLRDVGSGYRQIVARHSDKCLTVAGGSTADSAAVQQFACQTGRTDQQWQLVDAGSGSVRIVARHSGRCLDVTGYSTADGARVIQYACGTGANQQWQRVGAA